In one window of uncultured Acetobacteroides sp. DNA:
- a CDS encoding thioredoxin domain-containing protein, with protein sequence MKNNVETVMAKLLQTLSVPHTTKNLRRQLLTHPDYPSLQGITGVLDEYRISNVAFRATIEQLRQVEYPVLLYMKERNGTFGLLHDIDQQQAILSTETYERKSYPLHQFQEIWSGIAVLAEPNEQSGEPTASEKSSTSINRIAYWAVAAGLLLLLAAAGWQSQSIPFASLLVVKLIGISLVALLAAHELGIDSSLTDKLCTLTKSTGCNEVLTSKASALFGVLKLADIGIVYFFSTTIALVLSAIVGMFADMLLLLAWLSVLTLPFILFSVTYQLAVVKKWCPFCMGVAATLTVETVLAAATGSIRFSIPTLPSVGLAAFGVLSVSLLWIAIKPVLKEKMRLERFEFLYTRLKRKPEVIKGILAESDYTEIPTLEGEIVLGNPNAPFTITEVVAPYCSPCARSFDKLNELLKEAGNSVKVQFRFLVKSNREDKSTKVAAHMFALADKLSPEELRCAFEAWFKERDYEKWIKAYAANVDEHIYLRLETQQEWAKGLGINATPTIYVNGYSWKLDMDLYDLKYSL encoded by the coding sequence ATGAAAAATAATGTAGAAACCGTAATGGCCAAGCTGCTGCAAACGCTAAGCGTGCCACATACCACTAAAAATCTTAGAAGGCAACTTCTCACACATCCCGACTACCCCAGCCTACAGGGCATAACGGGAGTGCTCGACGAATATCGGATAAGCAACGTAGCCTTTAGGGCAACCATCGAACAGCTACGACAGGTGGAGTACCCCGTTCTCCTATATATGAAGGAGCGCAATGGAACCTTTGGACTGCTGCATGACATAGATCAGCAGCAGGCTATACTCTCCACCGAAACCTACGAGCGGAAGAGTTACCCCCTACACCAGTTTCAGGAGATATGGAGCGGTATTGCCGTGCTAGCCGAGCCCAACGAGCAGTCGGGCGAACCAACCGCAAGCGAGAAGTCGAGCACCTCCATTAACAGGATCGCATATTGGGCAGTAGCCGCAGGCCTATTACTGCTACTAGCAGCAGCCGGTTGGCAATCGCAAAGTATCCCCTTTGCATCGCTACTGGTGGTAAAGCTTATTGGCATTTCCCTTGTAGCGCTACTCGCAGCACACGAATTAGGTATCGACAGTTCACTTACCGATAAGCTCTGCACCCTAACCAAGAGTACCGGATGTAACGAGGTGCTTACATCGAAAGCCTCCGCACTTTTCGGAGTACTAAAGCTAGCCGATATCGGAATCGTTTACTTTTTCAGCACCACCATTGCCTTAGTCCTATCGGCAATAGTAGGTATGTTTGCCGATATGCTGCTGCTACTGGCATGGCTATCGGTGCTAACTCTCCCCTTTATACTATTCTCTGTGACCTACCAGCTGGCGGTGGTAAAAAAGTGGTGCCCCTTCTGCATGGGCGTAGCGGCTACATTAACAGTCGAAACTGTACTGGCAGCAGCAACCGGGAGCATTCGTTTTAGCATCCCTACGCTACCATCTGTTGGGCTAGCAGCATTTGGCGTGCTATCCGTATCGCTGCTATGGATAGCGATAAAACCCGTACTAAAGGAGAAGATGCGGCTGGAGCGCTTCGAGTTCCTCTACACCCGCCTCAAGCGCAAGCCCGAGGTGATAAAGGGAATACTTGCTGAAAGCGACTATACCGAAATACCAACATTGGAAGGAGAAATAGTTCTTGGCAATCCCAATGCCCCCTTTACCATAACCGAAGTAGTAGCTCCCTACTGCAGCCCATGCGCCAGATCGTTCGATAAGCTAAACGAGCTACTAAAGGAGGCTGGCAATAGCGTTAAGGTACAATTCCGTTTTCTTGTAAAAAGTAATAGGGAGGATAAATCGACAAAGGTTGCCGCCCACATGTTTGCCCTAGCCGATAAGCTATCGCCCGAAGAGCTACGATGTGCATTCGAGGCTTGGTTTAAGGAGCGCGATTACGAGAAGTGGATAAAAGCATATGCAGCCAACGTAGATGAGCATATTTACCTAAGGCTGGAAACCCAACAGGAATGGGCAAAAGGCTTAGGTATTAATGCCACACCAACCATATACGTTAACGGCTACAGCTGGAAACTGGATATGGACCTCTACGACTTAAAGTATAGCCTATAG